In one Lolium rigidum isolate FL_2022 chromosome 3, APGP_CSIRO_Lrig_0.1, whole genome shotgun sequence genomic region, the following are encoded:
- the LOC124703532 gene encoding probable NAD kinase 2, chloroplastic, with protein sequence MLAVCARHGPAKLPLPPPAGDRVAAGRWWWWRPAGARRGLVARAPSFNSRIGLDSQNSHTRDLSQLLWVGPVPGDIAEIEAYCRIFRAAEQLQNAVMSALCDPETGECPVRYDVPSEDLPVLEDKVAAVLGCMLALLNRGRTEVLAGRSGVAGAFQGSEHSTMDRIPPLALFRGDMKRCCESMQVALSSYLVPNEARGLDIWMRLQRLKNACYDAGFARTDSHPCPTLFANWFPVYFSTVPDESATDELEVAFWRGGQVSVEGLAWLLAKGFKTIVDLREEDVKDDLYLSAVGEAVSSGKIEVVNMPVEIGTAPSAEQVQQFAALVSDGAKKPIYLHSKEGIGRASAMVSRWKQYATRAERLATKKRSPNVNGKALKNDRTEQHTNSENGALLESDRTVDAGEARDTEIEISHNNLEVTNSLPNDQSTEQGELHGSRTELLSDFKLETSPLKAQFPSGNVFSRKEMTKFFRSKRIYPKSVLNSRRRSSSLMISRRKQNLRAEQNEAIDSEAADMMVLKNANGTLFDNDYVLSVSSGITNGKLSNNGTSTSSEQKQNPASLLTIDTGASNGNSSNGNAQLGSQKPSEKNGAPYLERYPSDSIDGSICASSTGVVRIQSRRKAEMFLVRTDGFSCTREKVTESSLAFTHPSTQQQMLMWKSPPKTVLLLKKLGDELMEEAKEVASFLHHQEKMNVLVEPDVHDVFARIPGYGFVQTFYTQDTSDLHERVDFVTCLGGDGVILHASNLFRTSVPPVVSFNLGSLGFLTSHIFEGFRQDMRAVIHGNNTLGVYITLRMRLRCVIFRNGKAMPGKVFDVLNEVVVDRGSNPYLSKIECYEHNHLITKVQGDGVIVATPTGSTAYSTAAGGSMVHPNVPCMLFTPICPHSLSFRPVILPDSARLELKIPDDARSNAWVSFDGKRRQQLSRGDSVHISMSEHPLPDSQQIGPNR encoded by the exons ATGCTCGCCGTGTGCGCGCGGCACGGGCCCGCCAAGCTCCCGCTCCCGCCGCCCGCTGGCGACCGGGTCGCCGCAggcaggtggtggtggtggcgccccgCGGGAGCACGCCGTGGCCTCGTCGCGCGGGCGCCGTCATTCAATTCCCGGATCGGGCTCGATTCCCAG AATTCCCACACAAGGGACTTGTCCCAGCTGCTGTGGGTAGGTCCGGTGCCCGGCGACATCGCGGAGATCGAGGCCTACTGCCGCATATTCCGTGCCGCGGAGCAGCTCCAGAACGCTGTCATGTCGGCGCTCTGCGATCCAGAGACAGGAGAGTGCCCCGTGCGCTACGACGTGCCATCGGAGGACCTGCCGGTGCTGGAGGACAAGGTTGCTGCCGTGCTCGGCTGCATGCTGGCATTGCTGAACCGGGGCAGGACAGAGGTGCTTGCGGGGCGGTCAGGTGTCGCGGGCGCCTTCCAGGGATCTGAGCACAGCACGATGGATAGGATCCCGCCGCTCGCCTTGTTCCGTGGAGATATGAAGCGGTGCTGCGAGAGCATGCAGGTTGCGCTTTCTAGTTACCTTGTACCGAATGAGGCCCGGGGATTGGATATATGGATGAGGCTGCAGAGGCTGAAGAATGCCTGCTACGATGCGGGTTTCGCAAGGACCGATAGCCATCCCTGTCCGACATTGTTCGCAAACTGGTTTCCGGTGTACTTTTCAACCGTGCCAGATGAATCGGCGACAGATGAGTTGGAGGTTGCATTTTGGAGGGGAGGTCAAGTCAGTGTGGAGGGACTGGCATGGTTGTTGGCCAAGGGATTCAAAACTATTGTTGATCTCCGGGAGGAAGATGTTAAAGATGATTTATACCTTTCTGCAGTTGGGGAAGCTGTCTCATCTGGAAAGATAGAGGTGGTCAACATGCCAGTTGAGATCGGGACTGCTCCCTCTGCCGAACAAGTTCAGCAATTTGCAGCACTTGTGTCAGATGGAGCCAAGAAGCCCATTTATCTTCATAGCAAGGAAGGGATTGGCAGGGCGTCTGCAATGGTCTCCAGATGGAAGCAGTATGCCACTCGTGCTGAGAGACTGGCTACTAAAAAGCGCTCACCTAATGTGAATGGTAAGGCCCTGAAGAACGATCGGACAGAACAGCACACAAACAGTGAAAACGGTGCACTATTGGAGTCCGATAGAACTGTGGATGCTGGGGAAGCACGTGACACAGAAATAGAAATTTCACATAATAATCTGGAAGTTACTAATTCCCTTCCCAATGATCAAAGCACTGAACAAGGCGAGTTGCATGGCAGCAGGACGGAACTTCTTTCTGATTTTAAACTGGAGACTAGTCCCCTTAAGGCACAATTTCCTTCTGGCAATGTTTTCTCTAGAAAGGAGATGACCAAATTTTTTAGAAGCAAAAGGATTTATCCAAAATCTGTTCTGAACTCTCGGAGACGATCGAGTAGCTTAATGATCTCAAGGAGAAAGCAAAATCTCAGAGCTGAACAGAATGAAGCCATTGATTCTGAAGCAGCAGACATGATGGTTCTGAAAAACGCAAATGGGACGTTATTTGACAATGATTATGTACTATCAGTTTCTTCGGGGATCACTAATGGGAAGCTGTCAAACAATGGAACATCCACTTCTTCTGAGCAAAAGCAAAACCCAGCCTCTCTCCTAACTATTGATACAGGAGCATCTAATGGCAACAGCTCCAATGGGAATGCTCAGCTTGGATCACAAAAACCATCTGAAAAGAATGGCGCTCCTTATCTTGAGAGATACCCATCAGATTCCATTGATGGAAGTATTTGTGCCTCTTCAACTGGTGTTGTCCGAATTCAATCGAGAAGAAAAGCTGAGATGTTTCTAGTACGTACAGATGGATTTTCTTGTACTAGAGAAAAAGTAACAGAATCATCTTTGGCTTTTACTCATCCTAGCACCCAGCAACAGATGCTTATGTGGAAATCTCCTCCAAAGACTGTTTTACTACTGAAGAAATTAGGCGATGAGCTCATGGAAGAGGCTAAAGAG GTCGCTTCATTTCTGCATCATCAAGAAAAGATGAATGTTCTTGTGGAGCCAGATGTTCATGATGTATTTGCAAGGATTCCTGGTTATGGTTTTGTGCAAACCTTTTATACTCAAGACACCAG TGACCTTCATGAGAGAGTTGATTTTGTCACATGCTTGGGTGGTGATGGGGTCATATTGCACGCATCAAACTTATTTAGGACTTCTGTACCACCTGTTGTGTCATTCAATCTTGGATCCCTTGGATTTCTGACTTCACATATT TTCGAAGGTTTCAGACAAGACATGAGAGCTGTCATCCACGGGAACAATACGCTTGGGGTTTATATAACCCTTAGAATGCGCCTACGCTGTGTGATCTTTCGAAATGGAAAAGCAATGCCTGGAAAAGTGTTTGATGTGCTAAATGAAGTTGTTGTTGATCGGGGTTCTAATCCATATCTTTCAAAAATTGAATGCTACGAGCATAACCACCTTATCACTAAG GTTCAAGGAGATGGTGTGATCGTAGCAACACCAACTGGCAGCACAGCATACTCTACTGCTGCAGGGGGTTCAATG GTCCATCCAAATGTCCCATGTATGCTGTTCACTCCAATCTGCCCACATTCACTGTCATTTAGACCTGTCATCCTTCCTGATTCTGCACGGCTTGAATTAAAG ATCCCAGATGATGCCAGAAGCAACGCTTGGGTGTCGTTCGATGGCAAAAGACGGCAGCAGCTGTCACGAGGAGACTCGGTTCATATATCCATGAGTGAGCACCCGCTCCCCGACAGTCAACAAATCGGACCAAACCGGTGA